A stretch of DNA from Juglans microcarpa x Juglans regia isolate MS1-56 chromosome 5D, Jm3101_v1.0, whole genome shotgun sequence:
aggggacaACAAGTGAGTTACATAAACATATCATGGTAACCAAGCTACACAACACAACATATAGAGTCAAACTAAAGAAACGTGGCTTCTAAGCACAAACCAAGCAGCGATAGGACACCTCAACAAGAAGCACAGAAATTTAACCAATTCATCAAAGAGAATTATAATCGACCTAAAGTCATCGgttattaaagaaaagaaaatatttcgtTTATCACTCAAAACCgaacagaaaatatttacaGCCAACAGTAGAATCCCACCATGATGGATGTAATCCCCAAAagaatatatagatagatatatatatctacatataaaCCCCCTAAAATTActcgaaagaaaaaaaaaaactaaacacgAATAACTAAGCCAGTTAAGTAAACGCtcgtgaaaaagaaataaatctgTGTCAAATGTCACACCACATATCCCAGTTCACGATTACAACCAATATCCGTTCTGCACTTATACAGGTTTTATTTTGCCCTAATGGTGATTTTATGTtcttaaaaaaaccaaacagaTGTTACAGAGCGTAAAATCCTAAAGTTGAAATCCCAAAAGCTAAAGATTTGGAGGATTTGGACAGAGATGGGAACCTGAACGTCATCAAAGCTCCAGCGGTTGAAGAGCTTAACATCGTGGTGAGCCTGCACCGGATCCGGAGGGATCCCAATCTCAACGTCTGCCATGGCTTTACGTGCTCAGATAGAGAGTGAAAACCTAGATATGGAGGCGCTGTATCGCGCGGGGCGGGGATGAGGAGTATAATGCCCTAgcttttaattcaatttatattTACGGGGTATCCGTAGGGCTAATGGCAGCGATTAATCTAGTGCGGAAATGACCATCGTACCACTATGGACGCTAGTGTTGTTTTTAGTCCGAATTGTCttcaaaaccatctcattttatctcatttagtcttatctcatctcatcttatcattataaattttataaatttttacataaaatataataaacaattcaacatttttaaatcctaaaataataataatattaaaaaaaatattctaataatattttatttaacttttaactttcatttaaaattatctcatttcatctcactatccaaaccacaccttatttataaagaaaaagctACTCTTCCCGCTAGGGGCTACAACtaggttttttatttaattatgaagtaaatattttttaataatattgtgaattttttataaaaaaaaatatatgtaaaaaaagtgaaaaaaaaaaaatgaactagaGGGAGCCCCAGTGGGAGCTTCCTGAGGTGGCTGTGGAACCACcctatatataatggaaaagaGTAATACTGATACAAGTATTAAATAgatcaattttatataaattttttgtaaaataataggCAGACACTATCAtttatattaactttttttttctttagatttgtgtttatttattttttttgtactgtattttttattttttaaatgcataaaaaatactttaaaaatagaaacaaaaaaaaaattatattgttaatgCAATTTTGGGTGGATTCAGGattttacatctaaaaaatCATTGTGCAACATTATCATctgatttgatattttcttttacttattagattaattcctatttttagaattaacaattTCGAGGATTGATAAATAACTTCACCAAAAAATGGATATAGTATTTTCCattttagtaatatatattttttccttttgatttattatattagaGACTGtattttttacatgtaaaaTCCTGAATCCAATAACCCCTTccactaaaaatataaaaagttaataataataacaacagtCACTCTTCGAAACAGACAATCCATTCTTGGAAGTTTACCAGCCTCTAATAAGAAATTATCACGTcagaatttcataaaataagttaatgaGACTCATCATATGTGATAAAATCCACatgtgaaagaaagaaaaagaaaaaaacatattgaACAGCCGTGAGCTCATAGCAAAACTCTCCAAACTACCGCACGACAGCAAGTTCCATCGCCGCCACTAACGGACAACGATGTTGTCACACCAACTTCCATCACTGCACAACACTACACCATTTGTACAGCTACCAAGTTCTATTGGATTCAGAATAACCATCGCCCTCGTCTTCtccatttctattttctttagcTTTGATTTCACAGTGAGAAATTTAGACACACCCAAATCACTTGGACAACCGTTTTGAATAAACCCAATGACCCATATCACCTGGAGGAGGGGATGTCATTTCTGCCAATATAATATCATTGTTCACTCTCTTCAcaaatcaaaacacaaaaaaccagCCACCCAATAATAAATCTCAAGCAATCGCCCACAACAAATCcatgaatttcattttttttagcttaatttatttgtgagagagagagagagattatagACAAAAAATCGAGGTTAAAGAGAATGATTATTTCCATTTTTAACCGATcgattatttctatttttatttgatctGATCTTTTTATTTCCATTGGGAGGgtttgcatgattttatgttttgggaGGGGGGCTTCATCTGGTTGGTTTCGAGATAGGGGAATGGTCACTATAGTGGAGTTGAAATGGGAGTTATAGCCTATAATGCAGTTATAGTAAAGCTGAAATGGGAGATCTACGtgtcatttatttattgaatggcTGTTATTAGGGAGATAACAAACTGACCGGCCATAAGTTTATCTCtaataacaataacaacaacaacaataataataaaagatgggTGTGAAGAATTGGGAGCAGCCGAGTGTAAAtagaaatattcttttatgcTAATAAATTTGCAAACTTCTCATCAATAATGTGTTGAATTCGTCAATAATTCAATTTGTgtgctcttgatttttgttaataacatttaaaaggtatagaaaaattttattcatcatcccacacattacacactatatttttttttattttttctcttgtcaaatgtgtggtatatagatgatgagtagaataattcaattaatttaagaaaaataaaaccaacaaaaattaaaaaaaataaaaattttaaaaaataaaaaaatatggtgagtaatgtataaaaatgatgagtaacaaaactcgTATAGCAAATGAGCAAAGGGCGGGACAATAACCACATTTGGTTtgagttattttaattacaaGCATAATGCAACACATCACACAAGTAAATCACTTCTTATGTGATGCATTATAAGGTCAAACTAccaaggtttttctttttttataagcacaCGTAAGAAGTGTAAAAGATACTAAAGGCATATGAGAAGTGAGTTACAAATGTAAGTCAATATGTTTATACTTTCAATTCTGCTAGCACAAGTGCGGAGGTGCTATGTACGACGCATTTTGGCACGtcaatgtttatatttaaaaaaaaaaatagcaaggaGAGTTGCCACGCAAATACCAACTTTCTCTCGCTTTCTCTCCAGTTTTCTTGCTAGGAAAATTCTCTTTCAAACCAcagtttctttttctcttgtaGTACTAGAATCTGTATCTctagaaaatgaagaaaccaGGATTCTTTGCTGCCTCAATGTCCGCAGCAGAAGCTGCAGcccttcgtcttcttcttcttcctcctctaaCTGTACTCAACAGGTAAAGCTTAATCTTATTTCTGaggtttcttcttccttcctatCACTCATTGATTCTGAGTTGGgtttcttcaattttatttgTTCTTCTAGGGTTCTTGCTTATTTGGCTTCCAAGAAAATCAGGGCCTGGCAAATTGAGGGTTGGCTTATTTTTCTGATTTCACACTAAAGCCTATGGCTCCATATAATAcccaacttttttcttttcaattttctttcctttgcttTCTTGACGACCAAAGAATATGATTTTCATCTAGTTTTTTTCCCTCTTGTTATAGATCTTTCTCTTACAGATACTGATTGTAATAGTAAATGTAAAACAAGAACAAGCTATGGAATAAGGATGAAATACTTCATAAATTCCAGTCTGATGTAGATACAAATGGGCATTCGAGGAGCTCACTACTCATACCTCCAAAGGAAAATACTCCAAACAACTACCAGATTCCAAATGCCCAGACAATTCCCCCTCAGCTCCCCCTATATTCCTCACAGGGATAACTAACAAGACTAATAACTAGATGACACGTGGAAAGTAAATAACAACTTCAGAATTAAAATGGCTACAAGGAATTGAAATGCAAATGTCCCAGGGCGTGAAACGATGTGTTGCAACTTAGGTTCATATCATTCATCCACAAACGACATCGTTACAGTTGGGTTCATAACACCTTTcatttctatttaatttatgCGCCATTTATTTGTCTTCTCTAATCGCAAGacaaattttgttctttattcTACACTTATTTTTTAGGAGgctgaaataaaacaaaactaagAAAATCAAAGGTCATCTTCGACTGAGAAATTTACTCCGAGGTTTGATGGTCTAAGATTCATCGAAACCCTCTGCCCATAGATAAGCTTGTTCCTCAAGTTTCTTCCTTTCGAGAGGGGGTTAGATTGAAAAATTTATACTGATTGAGTTTCTCCAAACCTTCGAGTCTCACGTTTCCATGGTCACAATACTTCTATCTCCCATTGTCTTTTACTCTTCAGAAAAGGCAATTATGAggtaatttttaactttttttccctGGTTTTAATTTGAGTAAATGATTTCACGTTTAGATTCAGGGTTGATAggaattcatcttatctcatcattataatttttttaaaattttcacacaaaatataataaacaattcaaaaattttcaaatactaaaataataataatattaaaaattaatattctaactatattttattcaactttcatctcaacttatcttcaAACCTCACCTAACTGTAATTTTTTAGTTGTAGTGCCACTTATTTTTGGGTCTAATATGCAActtcccttttttgtttttgctttagaGGGAAAGTACAGATTTTTCACATTTCACTGTccgcaattttctttttacccATCCAGTTAAATGCCATATAGGTTGTTGTGGACGAGGCCCACCCTTTATGACTGAGTTTAGAGTTTTTCTCGTACTTTAAACAGTAATCCCGACCTGGTTAAGGTCAAAATTTTGTTACACATGCCTCAACAACAGTCACCACTCACACGTATGTTATTGCAATATAACCCATTCTAAAACTTGCTTTTCGATGAGTAATTTTAACGCTGAAAGAAATACGTTTTCATAAGTAGAACTAGAAGGACGACTACATTTCAATCTGAGTTTAACAAAAAATCTTAAAGTTATACCCAAGTTATGCCTCAAGGAGTACTAGACTCGTAAATGCAAAATCAAACCAAGTGTTAAAAGGGTAGCAAATTTAGGACTGGTTtatatttagagatgagatgagatgattttagatgaaagatgaaagttgaagaaaatattgttagaatattattattattttcgaatttgaaaaaattaaattgaaatttgaaaaaattaaattatttattatattttgtgtataaatttgaaaaaattataatgatgagataatatgaaacactttctgaatttaaacaagGCCTTAAACATCAACCTTAAAATTCCCCACTGATAGTGCCATTGACTAACTACAACATATCATTGCAATCTTCTAGCTTCTCTTTCTGACTCAACTAAGGTAAGAATGTCGCATTCCCTCATTGGTCCCTTGACATTCCTCATAATGAATCGGTTCTGATCGTCCAGAAACTTGACTCTCACCTGAGTTACCTAACCTCTTGATCTAGTTCGACCCATTACTTTCACCACAACAACATGCTTCACTTGAGATTCCATCTTGCacagatagaaaataaaatcaggaaatataattttaataataaaataagcatGAAAACATAGGCATCTTTGCAAATTTATTCTTgagaaaaaaatgtttcttttgGGGGGAAGGGGTGGGACTGCAAATATAGCCATTCTAGGACCAAAAGTGTGCAAGTTCACAAAAGCTTGGAAATCTAACCTAAAACCAGCTGCAATTAGTCCAAGATGAATGGCAACAACCCATGGCTATCCATACCATAATCTTAGTTTTCCACAAGtgtcataatatatatatattttttttattgacaccgGGTGTTCAAGAACAGTATCTCGACTAATCCTCAGGATGCACAGGCTCTCGACAAGGAGTTtccaacaagttaatttaagataaaaatatccCAGTCCGATGACtcctaaagattgtttgcatACAAGAAAATTTGAACCTTCGACCTGGgagagcatacccccaagcccaatgcctttaccacttgagctaaCCCCTAAGGATTCATAAGCATCATAAAGTTACTTAGCCTAAACAAACTGATACCCCAGAATAGACTAATATGCGGTGCAAAATACATTGTTATTGGCTCTCTCATCAATATAGGAATTTAAGAAGataaacagtaaaaaattaAGCAAACAATTCTATTTTGGGCTTTCTATCGTGCCATTTTAATGACTAATGTAGTATCAAACAGTTTCAATTTCCAATTACAGAATGCAGAGGTAATCAACGGAAtaaacatgataaaaaaatggaCGTAGACTGCAATTAGTTATGTAAATCATATTCATAAGAATTTTCAAACACAGATTTTGATCATTAAGAAAAACCACtaacatatttttttccaatttaatcAGTTCACCACTGGCTTGTCTATAAGCCATTTGCTCTATAATACAAACAATCAGAAGTCGGAGTTgcatataaacaaattttatttttatttttatgatggGGAACCACTCCACGGTAGAGTCCTTAGGACTCACCAAACCCCTGGAGAGACTACACAGCGACCCACCACTGTAGCCTCCCACTTAAGTCGCAGTTTGATCTTTGGAGGAATCGAACATGTGACATGgagctcatgcacacaagttcgcccttaTCACTTGGGCTATCCACGGGTGGTTCATGAAATCTCACTAGACAGGCCCCTTTGGACCCAATCCTGAGGAGTAAAACCAGATGCACAACCCCCTTTAGAATAGAGTATCAAGTAATCCAAGGGAAATCCTAATGGGGAGTTGAACCCGAGATGTATGAGGCCCTGTTTGACTTCACAAATAGtctcaattcatttcttctcattccatctcatctcaacgtttaaacatcattcaaacataaacatcattcagttttatattttcaactttttcatctaatcattatctaattattacaactttttcaaacttttaagtaaaatataaaaaaacaattaaactttttcaaatcacaaactaaaaataatattaaaaaataatattttaacaatattttaactttataatatttttattcaatttttttcctttttcaaaatctcataaaatatcttaactcaattcattttactattatttacaaactatttcactattattcatagatttctcatctcatgttACCAAACGAGGGCAGTCTACAGCTCACTCCAACCCCGCTTTTGGCCAATAGGCTGCAATCTGAGGGGCATACTTATACAAGAATTCCGGCACCGGATGTAGCAGAAACAAAATCACATTCAGTCTTATCTACAAGAAGAgatatgcaaaatatttttgttttcaagagCTATTACACAGGTTGAGGTACTTTCCTAAACTTTGTCAGTAACCAAACAAAGAGCCATGGATCTTCTAGCAAGCACAAAGTTTATTGTGAAACAACAACAGATTTAAGCAGTTAAGCCAACGAAAACATGAACCTTATCAAAACCATATATAATAATCTAGCAGGCTTACTCCCGCTGTGATCCTTGGTGAGTAATTTTGCATACCATCGTAAAATAcgtaaacgtcgcgtaatcgttttagaaaagagtgaaatctactattaaaaaattaatttttttcatatgaatctcatattttattcacttttttcaaagcgattacacgGTAGTTATAcagttgcaaatatattttctgttttaatttttgtacAGGTCTGTTTGAGAGAGTTGATGGTATCGACGGTCCTTGTTTGGGAGAGTTGATTACGTTTGTACAACGAGTCGTAGCTGTTGTACTTGTAAATGACTTATCAAATGCAGCGTGACTTGTTTTTATCAAGCATTTAAgtaaatgtttaaaattaaaataataataatattttgaaattttaatttatctagCTTTGCGTGGTTGCAATTATTGTGCATTTATCATGTAAAGAAAAATGACTGCTTTGCATAACGAATCTTaattatttacttaaaaaaatctaaaaaatttatcatttaccAAAGAGAGAAGACAGAATCCTTGCACATCTCAGTGATGATTTATGTTTTTCGGTTTTGTGATTTCAGCATACGTTTACAGAGAATTGAAATGGgtcttttctctttttagaTAAAGAGCAACACATCTTGCAAAACCCCTTCAGCCTCGTTCCATTTCCACCATAATCTACAAAAATGTGCAGAATAATACATAGAAAGAATGCAAAGAATTCCTATATCTTCGTCCCCACCCTGCACGATACAATAAAATACAATTTGTGTTGTGACTTCATCTAAATTTAGTCCGTCAATGGTGTTGATGTTCTGGACGTTATCACATGCTCTGGAGCAAGGGAACTTCTGTCTGCAGTTGTCTCTCTACACAAAGAAGTTGAAGTAAGAACCCTTGGGCTCAAGTGGGACAAGGTCCGGGGGCATGCATTAACGCCTCTTGATCTTGGAGACAAGTTGGCTTGCTCTAAAACCCGGAACTGAAGCTCCGAAGGATAGTCTCTCATGCAACCAATACGTGGCCCGGCTCCGGTTGCCCACCTACTGGATAATTGCTTAGCCAACTGATATGACTTCATTCCTTTATGCGAATCTAtccttttcataattttttcctCTGGAATAGGctgttcatcatcttcttcttgatcttcGTCAAACAAGTTCAATTTAGGAACCATGAAATCTCTCTCTGATAAAAACGTTTCTTCTGCTGTCTCATAGCCTTCTTCTGAAGAATTATcatgagggtgagtgtggcAACTTGGTTGTAGTGCATCCTTCTTAAGAATGTCAAATGCCACATGTCGGTTTGGGATTTCAAGTCTGGCTATTTTTGAGCCTAATTCTCGTGACAATCTTGTCAAGGATGGTTCTGGATTTCCAGCAGCATTAGAATCCTGATCTCTGGATTCAGTGTTCTTTTGAGCCAAGATATATTCACTCATTGGTTCAGTATCCTGAGATAAATCTTCTTCTATTGGATTGCTTCGAAGGCAAACACCATTGGCCTTTTCGGTAAGGGctgcttcttcctcttcacttgGGCTTTTCTGTTACATAGGTGAAGAGAAGTGCATCAAGATTCCTggtgataaaaattttatatgaactCACACAAACAAAGTCTCTCAATGACAAAACGGGGAATTTTTGGCTAGCTACAAAGAGCACATCTTCCCATACTAAAGCCAAGTAGAACCACCAAAGGTAGTGTCCACTAATAGGTTATGGCCAGCCAATAGTGTCCTGCTATATTATCTTAACGATAAAATGAGAAGCAAAGTCAGCATTACCTTTACATTGCTGAGATCCACATTGTGTTCCTTAAGGAACAACATTAATTCCTGAAAATTTTCTTCTGTTGGTAGATAATGCCCACTGTGAGGCCAAACCACCTAATGAGTTGTATAAATCCTTTTAGTATGCCAaacaattcacaaaaaaaaaaaaaaaaaaaccactttaTAAAgtccatatttttcttttgtacctTCAGAGCGCCATCTTCCACTACCAATCTCCCAGCAGACAATGTGGCTCCACCTGCCAAGAAACTGGAATGTTGAAATGTGCCCTTGTTTTTTAGCCCAACATACAAGGTCTTGGATGTGCTAAGGACAAAGATCCACTTAGCATCTTTAGGTCCTGTTGTATCTAGGAGTTTCCCACTCTGCCTGTAGAAAAATTTGCCGTCCTGCACCACAACTTCATAAGCCTTCCTTTCTGCCTGCAAAACGACATATTTGTCAGGCTATAAATTCCAATGGCACATGTAAAATCTTTACTTTTGGTTGTATTTCGAGCCAACTAAATATCTTGAGGTTTAACCAGCTTTGGTCATTCCGTTTAAGgtaaaataactattaataaataaatagcctGCAAGACAGACATCGAAAAagctttcttccccttttcaaTTGCTAAAAGGAATGCTTGGTATTGAGATTAAAATCTAGAATGGGAATTGCTATTCCAGTGATTAAGAGGAGACATTCCTTGCTGGAGAGTGGAGAGGCAAGAATCATTATTTTTGACACCTTGGAATTGCTTATATTTGACAATAGAACTTTTATATTGTTTATGCCgtaaatcaaaatcaaataaaaaagagattataatagaataaaagtaaaaaattttatatgatattatttgatttcatataacatattattctagatttttattttatttatacctTACTACAAAAATTTTACGATGCTATATTTACATTAGATACAAGTTATGACTGTTATGAGATACAAGCTATGAATTATATCAACATGTCAAATCTGTCCTAATTCTAATTCCTCAGAATGGTacattgtgtgtgtgtgtgtgtttaagGCACACAAGGAGATGTGAGGTTTACCGGACCAAGGTATTTGATACATTGCTGCTGAAGCTTGGATCGAGGACATCTATCAAGAAGATTGACTTCTTTTCCCTCTCCTATATCGAGCCTGTATTTTTTTCGAAGTTCAAATGTCAAAGGGAGAAATAGATTTTCATTGTCAACCAAAACACAATATGAAGGATTTGCTTTGGGTCCCAAGGTAATATTACCAGTAGAAGAAGGGCTGCGTGCTCTCACACTGGAGCCATGTCACATAATAAAATTGAAGGTTATGGCCATAGCGATGGCGAGGATCAATCTGTTAATGAGAAGGGACAAGAATAAGAATATGCCAGAAATGAAAACTAGTGATTTGGCAAAAAGATACACTAAGCATGGGGCTTACAGCCTCGAGCCAATGTTGTAAAGCAAGTTTACGAGCCTTTTCATCCTTTGATAAGCCTTTC
This window harbors:
- the LOC121264923 gene encoding IQ domain-containing protein IQM6-like — protein: MGMSFCPFSDPDDVDSRFEAILLRSISFGGEDVRNPLRSVSFNGRDSEPTMIKSYGLRKMVFEGSLSFERRGLETMSSSTKDVGDQLPRSDSLSEEKHQSPLTDPKKHRCQAALKLQKVYKSFRTRRQLADCAVLVEQRWWKLLDFAELKRSSISFFDIEKPETASSRWSRARTRAAKVGKGLSKDEKARKLALQHWLEAIDPRHRYGHNLQFYYVTWLQCESTQPFFYWLDIGEGKEVNLLDRCPRSKLQQQCIKYLGPAERKAYEVVVQDGKFFYRQSGKLLDTTGPKDAKWIFVLSTSKTLYVGLKNKGTFQHSSFLAGGATLSAGRLVVEDGALKVVWPHSGHYLPTEENFQELMLFLKEHNVDLSNVKKSPSEEEEAALTEKANGVCLRSNPIEEDLSQDTEPMSEYILAQKNTESRDQDSNAAGNPEPSLTRLSRELGSKIARLEIPNRHVAFDILKKDALQPSCHTHPHDNSSEEGYETAEETFLSERDFMVPKLNLFDEDQEEDDEQPIPEEKIMKRIDSHKGMKSYQLAKQLSSRWATGAGPRIGCMRDYPSELQFRVLEQANLSPRSRGVNACPRTLSHLSPRVLTSTSLCRETTADRSSLAPEHVITSRTSTPLTD